Proteins encoded together in one Anaerotignum propionicum DSM 1682 window:
- the rnpA gene encoding ribonuclease P protein component, which translates to MNFTESLKKNFQFRYVYNRGRSIANRHLVMYVVKNGAQGNKLGISVSKKVGKSVVRSHVTRLIRESYRNMEEEIRPGYDIVVIARVICKDATYHEVNASLRHLLKKHQLLLSYQENHQEKNCEKEIENEER; encoded by the coding sequence TTCAATTTCGGTATGTATATAATAGAGGCAGATCCATTGCCAACCGCCACTTGGTTATGTATGTAGTAAAAAATGGGGCACAAGGGAACAAATTAGGTATTTCTGTCAGTAAAAAGGTAGGAAAAAGCGTTGTACGTTCCCATGTGACTCGTCTGATTCGGGAAAGTTATCGTAATATGGAAGAAGAAATTCGTCCCGGTTACGATATTGTTGTAATTGCCCGGGTAATTTGTAAGGATGCCACCTATCATGAGGTGAATGCCTCCTTGCGGCATTTATTGAAAAAACATCAATTACTTCTTTCTTATCAAGAAAATCATCAGGAAAAAAATTGCGAGAAAGAAATTGAAAATG